From the genome of Solanum lycopersicum chromosome 7, SLM_r2.1:
TCTTGCATAAGTAGGGAACTGTTATGGCAATTAGTGGTGGATAAGGGCTCACTAAGGGTGAAATGAAGGATGATTCCACAGTTTGGGCTTGGTTTACCCAGGGATATAATCTTACACCTGGAGGAAGGTACTCAATCTCTAGAAGCTACATGATGTTGtaggaaaaaaaaggaaaatgctGCAGAACAGAGATGAAACGATGTTGCACAACCAAAACACAAGTTTATTGTTAGCTATCAGAAAAGGAGACTTCTTCAGCTAAACATTCAGGTGGATGACCTGCACTGCTGTCTTTGTGGATCTGCTGATATGGAGACATCTCAGCATCTGTTATTTGAGTGTGACTGGTTTAAAAATGTAAGGGAGGAAATAGAAGGAAGCATTAGAAGTTAATCCAGAAGAAGATAGTAGCTGCTGTGTGGGGGGCAATGGTCATTTATACTTGGAGGGCCCAGAACTGGAACCTGTTCAAGGGACAAACTGTAGATATAGAGAGGGCAATTACACAGAGTAAGGAGTTAATAGATAGATCAAATCTACCTTATATGCAGAAGAAGTTGGATAGATCTAGGGGGCTTAAAGAGAGAATATACATGTAATTAGACTCGTTTTTGAGGCCTATGATCATCTTTACCTTCATAAGAGGTGAAGGAAATGGCTAGGTGCTCTTAGGCTTGTATTCTATGCTGACTTGGTTTGTCAATAGTAATATTTACAGTGTTGCcccaaaaaattgaagattacAATATTCCAATTGTCAGTAACATATACCCGTGAGAAAAACAGCAGCAGATAGACCAAATTATTCAAACATATCAGCACcaagaaaaggagaagaaacaAGTCATACCAGACGCTTCCGGGGACCTTTAGCTTCTTCAGCAGTGATCCCAACTAAGATTTTGAGATATTGAATAGCTGATAGAAGGGAAAATATCAATgccatttttatataaaaacaattGACGAAGTCCTATAATGACGATAACCTACACGAGAATCCACAAAGAGAAGTCAACTGAAGTTTGAGTAAGCGCACTGCATCCTTTGGCTCCAAATCGTGAAGGTCGAGTGTCACAATTTCTTTGCTGGAACTGCAACTAAGGTTGGAGTATTCGGTAAATACAAGCCCTGTAAGCAACATACATGagtagagaaagaaaagagaaaggaaGCCAGACTTCTGCCTAACCTGGTTTCAAGAAGCTTTTGAGAGGATTTTTCATCCGTCACTTGCGCCTTCGTCATGAAAAATTGTCCCTGTTTCATGAGAAGATAATGAGTAAAATGCCAGCACACCACCataatgaaaatttaaacaaGTGGATCAGCCAAGGCAAGGTCAACTTTATGGGAAGAGAACAGTTTGCACAAATTGGACATTTATACCCAGCATCAATTTGGagctatttttcttctttttcccgTGACAGGTGATGTTATGAGTATTTTCTCTTTCATTGTGCTAGAAGTGAAAGCTGTCGATGAATATGAAGAACTTGAACCTGGCATGTTACTTTGCTTTTTACGATGTTTGTAGGCTAAGTTGAAGCTAAAACCTCCCTTGATAGGTGTAAAGCAAGAAGCAAGTAAAATATTTGGATACTTTGAAGGAAGTTGACGAAATGCTCAGACTCTGACCACCTAATGGAGCTAATTAAGATAGTAACTCTACACCACCTACTCAGCCGACACCAATCAGTAGAATATCTCATAGAGACTATGGAGGCTAGTTATTTCTTCActtatattttcaaatacaaacagTCAAGACACTCTACATAAAGGAACAAACACCCTACCTCTTCCAGGAATTTGCGTGCTTGATCATGATCTCCTTTGGAGAATGCTTCAGAAGCCTGGGTAACAATTTAAGTTTGTAATACCAGTCAAGATTTAACATACTAAACTTTCTTCTTCTCGCTCGACACAGAATGAAGCATCTTAATGGTATTTAGATCATGAAACTGTAGAAGAGAGGTATCCATGACTCACTGCATTATAGTACTCTTTCATTGTAATCCAGTACTCCTTTACAGCTTTCCGAAGAACTTCGTAGCTTTCTTCATCCTCCTCACCATCtaaaattgaagaacaagagGTGTTTTACATGAGAAAATGAAGCAAATAGCTATCCTAAAGGAGTACTGGATAGCTACAAATATCCATGCATTTGCATACATCCTACCCTTACCAGACCCCACTAGTGAGGTTTACCTGGGTATGTTCTTTTCACCAGTACATATAATATTCTAATATCTTTTCTGTGAATGTATAGGGTACTTTGAGGTTTAGGTCTCTGTTTCCAAGGGATAAGTGTATACCTAAGACAGGAATATACTTGCACTTGTTCCAGGCCGACATCCATATGGTTCGATACGAATGGATGTCTTTATGGGTCCAGTTAAGTTAAATGGTAATTTCACTTCCATAAAATAAAGCTCAAGGTACCTCAAGTAAAAGACGAACCATAAAGAGGGGGAGCATTTTTCTATTTCTTACTTGCTCCAACATATAGAACTTATACGactaagaagagaaaaagaaaaaaaaaagttctccAGTTTCTGGTTGCCAACGGCAGATTCAACTGGAAAAAGCAATCTTGCCATAAAAGAGTACAAAATCATAGAAAAAAAGGCAATTGAAAAGAAGATATGAAACCTTTAGAAAAAGCCAAATGTACCATAAACACTTTTTCATCTGTCCAACACAAGTAATAAGCAGTTAGTGCTGCTTACTTTTTGCATCACTTTGTGGTGTCCTGATAAGAATCTGGCGTTCTAAAGTCTCCTGTAATGGTTTATCTACAACGAGATTTAATCTACTAGACTTCCCAACTTCCTTCACCGGACGAATCACTTCATCCACATTATCATATCTTGAAGCTGCAGGTACATCAAACAATGCATGCAGAACTTCCTTTTGAATCTCATACCTTTCCTGCTCCTTCATAGATAACTTGAGCCCATTTTTAGTCTTCTCATTTGCTTTGGAACTGCATCAGCAAAAATAGAAGGATGACAGTCAATCCATAACAACACCTTGAAAATCTACAAAATCagtttaaccaaaaaaaaaagagaacttCCTGGACATTAAATTATAGTTTCTGGAGGACAGAGTACCGGATGGCTGGATCTGTCATTGAAGATGTCTCTTTTGATACAACTGATGCAAAATCTGAACTCTCCACAGACTGTTATAGTAAATTAGAGAAAGCATAGTAAGTAAGgaaattattttatgtgatttaaacaatttaaattgcATATGGAACTACTATAGAATTACCATTAAAGATAGGTGTAATACATAgtccaccccccaccccccttTCTTCTCTTTCAGGTGGTCTGCCACCCGACCACCATTTTCAACCATCATAAACCTCAGCTATATCGCACATGTTCTATAAACAATCATTTTTCTCATGACTCTAGTCCATAATTTATCATGCAAATGCTAAACTAGAATATTAGATTAAATAGATGAACGAAAAGGTTGGCCAGAGAGAATTTTTTTCTGACAAATATCCATAAAAATTTCAGCCAATCTTCATACTTTTCGAGTCGGGCAGAAACTTCTGGcggaattttttttgaaagcaaaaggaataaagagaaaaatgagaaagaaatggGTGGAAAGCAATGGGGGGGTCGAAGGAAATCTCCAAGGAGGAAGAAAGAGGAAATGGAGGATTGAGTGGGCAGGAATGCGTTATAGAAACTAagcttttctttcttttaatgaTTATTTGAGTCCATATGCACATGTCATGGTTTTATTTGTCTTTCTGCCACATCATATGTGTGTGAGTTACACAgctttttttgtataaattggGGCTGAATGACACTTTTAGTACAGGTAAGGTGTTCAAATGGTCATAGGTTGAGTTTAAGTGGttgaatagaatatctggacTAGTTTAAAGGCTGTCTAAATATAATGCCTGAAAGATAGTTTGTGATccttacttttaaaaataaattcttaatgCTGCAGCACCTCAGGTAATCAGGGATAGGAGAAGAGTGGTTGGTTATCTATTCCCTTTGATTTCAGAGACGGGGAAATCTGGTCTGACCTAACTTAGCAGTATAGTAGCCAACAAAATACAAAAGTAATTCCTACAATTCAAAGGAATGTGGATATTTATATGGTGAATGAATTGAACATTATTAATCTTGTAAGCTCTTTTTACAGCTAGATGCAACGTCAAGTAGTTCAAGCGGACTGCATCACTACAGATCCAAAACTGTTTCCAGTTCTAGAGAAGCTACCTCATAGAAACCTATTTTTTATGAATAGAATCCCTTACAAAATTACCTCCCAAAAGGAATACACTGCTCATTTTTGTAGTCTGTAGTCACATCAGTAGGTTATTTAACTTGaatctatttttgaaaataaattctaCTGCATATCTGGTCTTTGGCTGTTCTGTCAAGATATCAACCTATTGTATAGATGTGGAACCCTTTTCTCAAAGCAAAACTGATCCTTAGTACAGTAGTAACTCCAGTCATAAGGACTTTTCTCAGGTCAGGTGACAGAGTGAGCATGGTGGAGAGAACAAACTGGGTGAGGAGTGAATGGGTTAAGGGAGAGGAAAAGGAGAATAAAGAGAAAGATAAGACACTATCCTTTCCTAGAATTTTATTGTGAAAAAGCTGTCTCATTTTCCTTCAAGAGCGTGGCTAGGAAGCAGATTGCCTGACTAAGATCACTATCATTAAATAGCAGTTCGCTTGTAAGTGATGTATCTAGTTTTACAGCAGACATGAGCAACACCAAGTGACATACAAGAAAACTTACTTTCTTGACACCTATATTTATAATATCATCGCTCTTTCCCAAAGTTGATGCGGACATATCTAGCAGCTTATCCATACTCTGCATATTCAGCGGAAAGGGGGTGTAATATAATGAAAATGCAAGATTAGAGCGATATATAAATCTCTGTAGAGAAGTAAGCCAATCTATGTCTAGTGTGCATGCAAAAATTCTGAAACGAAAAGATAGAAGCACCCAAGCAGGAACTACAAAATTGTTATCAGGCTGATATATTCGGAATCAGAAGATCAAACAGCAATAACCGAGCATTGTCTTTTCTGCTTAGTATGAGAACTAAGCTTCTGCAACCTGGCCTCATCCTCCTGGCATTTATGTATGATCCCACACATGCATTGAGGTTTCTCGCCATGAAAGTTAACCACAGTTAGCAAGAAATTCATTCATTGGTTCCTAAATCCACAAGCTAAATTTAGGTACATGAGGTAATTACTTTAACTGTGATAGAGGCTTAATAGCTATTCTGATAAGTAGAATGGagcataatttattttctagttAAATGTGGACTTCAAACCACATACATCAAAACTACTTAAACTTAAGCCACAAAAACCAAACCAGCAACGGGATTGACTTTGAGAAGGACCTAGAAAAGCGTTTTGAGGACTTACTTTCAAGATTTCATAGGTAATAATAAAAGGAGGGCGGAGAATAAGCAGGTTAAATGGTATTTGCAGGTGCTTAGaagagcaactttcacatatgtGCTTAGCATATAACAATGTGGTGCCAATTACGGAGTAACAGCATAAGAGTTAAGTGCAAACATGCATATGCTGAATGTAAACATAAAATTGAGCCAAATATAATATTAGCATTTGATGCCTCgaaaaacacatataaagtaTACAAAGTGGTTGAGTTGATATCACTAACCTTGTTCAGATCGTAGCTGCATTGACCTGTATATCCAACAATACCAAATTAGGAAGGAGATTATCCAAAAGTTGTGACAGCTCCTAGGAATTAGAATGCAGTTATAAGCTCATAGGAATTACAATGCAGTTATaaggaagaaaaaagggaaCAGAATTTAAAGATATCTGAGACAAACTGAACAAGTGGACCATCCTCAAGTTGCATTCTACTTAACAAATCAAGTCTCAAAACAGACTATAAAGAAACATTTAACCAACTTTTGCAAGTTTCATTAGAAGATCAATGAAAAGAAGTGAAGAAAGAAATGACACAAGTTCAGGTCATTGGAAGTATAAGTAGAATTACTCCATGTGGCAGCACTACTTATCAAATAATCTTACAAACACTAAGTGTAGACATAGGTAAAGTGCTCACCAACAACATCTCCAATTACACTCCTGTCAAGAGAAAATCCGCTTCCCAGCATGTTGAAGAGGAACTCCTCTACACTGCTGGGCAGGGTTTCACTCATAGCTGCAGCACCTAATGGAGCTTTCTCCTCCCTTAGCTCTGGGGTTAAGAAATCATCTGCGCTTAATTTCAGTGGCTTGATTCTCGTAGAAGTTTCTGTAATTAGTGGCCTATTCGTCAGATAGTCTTTTGGGATCATGCTTGAGACAGTCCCCATAGACACTGATAACTTTTTTTGCTTTGATGACCTGGGACCAACTCTCTTGGCATCAATCTCAGATACAGATGCAGATGTCGATATCATAGAGTCCCCTACTTCCTCAAATTCAGAAGTCAGAGTCACGGAATCCTCTATGTTTTCTTCCATCTCAGAGTTAGTAGTTCCGGAGCTGCTAGGTTTCTGATCTCCAAGTATATCACCTGCAATAATTGGATCCCGACCTGCTTTACAATAAGCTGCAGCGATGTCATCGAGAGAGACAACAGATCCAAAGACATCAAGCAATTGCTCCAGGTTCTTGCTATCATCATCAGTAAACAAGATTGTCGAAGGAGGTGCCTCCATCTTCATCCTTGCAGTATAAGATGAAATAAGAACCGCTGATAAGAAGTAAAGAAGCAACCATATTGAGAACATCACTTATTAATCAAAGGCTTTTTAACAATTTGTAGAATAGCAGAAACcgcaaaataaaggaaaatggCAGAGATTGGATGGCATAACAACAAGAGAATCCAACATTTCACGGATAACAGAATGTACAGAGAACCAACAGTTGTGACAGGAGAAAAGCAactaataacaatagtaaaaaTGGAGAAATACTACTTTTTGATAAGTAAAATTGAGAACTCCTACTAACTGGTTGTTTAGATCTAACTAACATAAGCGATCAAAGAACTAGTCTATACAGTATTTACACTGCCATACACGTGTGTAAGTAAAATCCTTTGGTCTGAACAAATGATTTACAACTGAAACAAACTAATCCACTTCTCTAATCATCCACGGCCAAACGAATCTCGTTAGTAATGCCAAAGTTTAGAACTATTCAGATGCAGCATGAAAGCACATTAACAAAATTTGATATTCTTCCTCAAATCAATGAAGATTACATTAAGCATACAACTATCACCCCTGAAAAGATGCTGACACACTATAACTCAGTCTATTCCAATGaacgaaaaaaaaagagaagaaaatcaCTGTGATTTAAGAGCCGAACTCCTAAACAATATTCATGAAATGAAACAATACTAAACGTCTAGGTCACAAATTAAAATCAGGCATTTCATTCCATCACTTTCCACACCAAAAATTACAACTAACACAACAATGCACTCACACAAAACAAAATCAATCAACGAATATAACATCCAGATGAACATTCTCAGCTTGAAATTTAAACATCAAAAAGCAACCAATccaaaaactaataataattcatacttCTACAAATGCTAAACAATGCAAAATCCAATTCGGTTCATACGAATTACAAAATCACTTCTGGAGATCATTCAATGATAGAAACCGAACCAAATTTTTCAGCCAACGAAACAATAAACAGTGTGATTGATCATTGAACAGAAAAGAGAAACGAAATCTTACTGTATAAACTTGCCGGCCGATGATAGATAGAGAATGAGAGCCAAACGAAGTAGCTTTAATGAAGTTTTTTATCGGCTCTCTCCATTCGAACAATATATTGTTCACTCTTCAGACTCAACCGCTAGCTTTTCGGAGAAGGAAGGAAGGAACTatgaaggaaggagaaaagaagaaagagtgaGGAGAGAGACAAATTAAAAGTGGATTTTGTAATTATTTGATGATGAATCGATCGAGTCATGCTAAAAGTGCCTAAAGCAAATGGACAGGATTCTCAAAGTGTGTTTGGTATGTTTGCTCTatggaattttaattttaatttcgaATATGATAGcctttaattaaatatagataaatAGTGTTATTATTCCATCACATCCATTAAACACTTGTTTAGTTTTATCGAGTCTGAATTTGACTAAAGTATTTGGAAGGTATTATTtggatattattatttaattttaaagaaggTATGTTCATTCACTTTAAAATAACTTTGTACATATTTATTAAGATAAGATATAAAAGTTTATTCATATGAAATTTAGAAACTATTTATGTGAAGTTATTTTAAACTTATGAGCTTACTATTTCTCGAACCACATAGTTAACTGTGTTCCAAATATAGATTATGTCCATATTTTATAGTTTAAATATGCAAAGGCATGCATAAATTAACTTATAtctaaatttaagttttattgcAATAGAAGTTTTTCATAAatagatattatattaaaagaagtTAATATGCTGCTAGCTTagcaataatataaaaaatgttgattaatatttatagctaaatcaattatattagaATAGATTTATCTGAAGTGACTTTTTATGGAggaaaaatctaataaaaaaagacaaatGAAAGAATCGGACAAACCCACCTTATGATACATTTTATATAGTAtttaatgaatgtgaaaagattgatcagaataaatattattaagaaaattaaattatgtacaaccaataataacaaagaaattttatatattaaaatataaatgaagaatGTAGGATGAAGTTTCTATTACTATTAGaagatgaaagaaagaaaatttaatgagtgaaataaattttagagtTTCTACACATAAGATTTgcacgaataataaataaaattgttcttgacaaagttaaatttatagaatAAAATTACGGAAACATGAAAAGACATATGGAAAATTGAAAGGTcaaatactattaaaataaatataaaaaaaaatagagatgaaatttaactttaaagatacatgaatctactttaatttattttctttaagaaatagttagtcatttatatttttttaaaatttgtacgAGAAATTTAAAAGGTCAAGATTTTGAAATGAGAATAAGAAGATTaaatacatgtatgaaaattataaaagttttaatttagtaGAGAGGCAAAActgataattcaattttttacttttggagctttccacttataataatatataataataaaataaaaatatatattatatgtataacttaaattataattctaaaattggtatttatttatttaactcaATTTTGTGAAGGAGTAATAGAATGGTAATAGTCCATTTCCAAGGTtgtacaaataaagagaattcgCTAGTGGATTTTGGATATCAAATaagaatttcttttaaaaagaaaagtttacttttaaaaaatggtcaaaagaactgctaaataaatatttctaaagGCATATTATTGTACTATTTTTGATATTCTATTCtctgtattattttatatgacatCTTTATACTTTATACTCGTATCAAGAAATAATGTaactttattcttttattcttatttaattttttttggatctcAAGTTTTCAATAAGTGAGTAtgaatcaatttattttgattaattaatttaaccaatGAACATGAATCATTTAGTTATCTTTTCTAAAGtggtcaaatatatattttcaagacTAATaacttgcaaaaataaaaaagaaacaatatatGCATCGACTTTATGAAATGACAAGTAATAtggattaattatttatagaaaaatgaaaCGAAAagagtaatttatttattttaaaagctatttgtttgattttttaaaagctTGATTGTGTTCACGTATATGTTTTAAAGTATCAATATTGTgattaatcaaaatattgaactattttattataaaattgtatGATATATCCTCTAAGCAAGCTGATGCTTATTTTTTGTCTCCATTTTTGGTATATCgcaaaataagtttttttttaattattattattttgcgtACTTTAATTAAATGCATTATTGTTGATAATATTCATACTTTTTCATTCTTACATTTCTTCCTGAGCTCACTTCTACTTTATCAAGAATATTATagttattaaaatttgaaagtcaaattttttaacttaaaatatgaaaatttcaaatttaatagaTAATTATTGGTGTTCCTTATTGATTTTTAGtcgataaatttaattattatttaaaataattcaatatatactttAAACAAtctaaaaaaacacatttttacGCGTTTTTCTCCTGTTCATAGACATTATCATTGTCCCCACATTTGCTTGACCCTCGAAAGTGTCCAAGAGGACAAAGTGGGCTTTTTGATTTGATGGTTTCTTTTTTGCCGATAAATAGGCGATTCgatgattatttatattgatgttttttcttttaaaattgataatgttttaatatatatattgaattggtttaatcaaaactaaaattgtaaatttgaaaagtattttGCTGAACGACAAGTAATAATAATCATGTTAACCTAACTCTTTATAGTGTTATTTTGAAAACATCACATGAACACGACAAGATTATAGAACTTCACACATATGCTACTTACAATACTTCTAgacttatttatatatttaaaaactcTAGCCTTCATTGCCcacacatacatacacatataataattggtcacacacacatacatatatgtacGTGTAGTTATGACCAGATAATAAATCTACGCGATTTTCAGttagaaagaaatattttatgccACAAAAAAACATGTATTTTGCTACACTTTGATATCAAGCATTGTTATGTTTTGAAAATACTCCctccttttaaaatatttttttaaaaaaatgctttatacaaattaaaagatacataacaaactaaactatacccataaaatataattaagtaaactacacccatataatgttatttaataaattatgtttgctatatatgaaattttccctatTTATATCACCAGGATaaatgggaaaattgtatataatagcaaactaataacctaaattaaatggaatagctagggtttgatttaattgtactccatagcaaacgttggcaaaaatttgccaggcctctctctcccagaagtctcgctcgccactctcccattctcgcctctttcgctttatacacagaagtgtataatttctttttctgttttgtataaagcgagagaaaattgtatatacacatgcaaaaatgtatatctttgtgttaaacacttaattatataatttacaaacattttacttcaaatattgcagagaaaagtccaaagaattatacaattgtgaattatacaattgcagtgaaatacaattttttctagctttatacaacagaagtgtatatattgtgtttctgtttttgtataaagcgagaaaaacatatatcttcttgctatacacttataattatgcaatatacatacattttaattcgattcaactgtatgcaaagctaattatacaattgcagcgaaataggccagcgaattatacaatttaggccagcgaattatacacttatatatgtatagcgaattatacagtttttatgtttgctatggagcgcaattatgcaaagtttgctatagcatacaaatatgaattttttgtttgatatatgtgaaagttgcccaacataaattaatgagtTTATCTCgctattaatttttgtttttttttcaaaaaacttttTTTGAGCCCAATGAATTTACCCATAAGCCCAAGCCAAGCCCAAGCCCAAATTCTTAGCCCTTACCCGTTTGCCACTTACCACCCGGTTTCTCTATCTCTGTCTCTCTCGATCCCGGCGAAAACCAAGCGTAGAATATCAGGCAACCGGCGGCAGCTTATTTCTACTGGTGATTCTCTGTTCTTCCTTCTCCTGTTCCTTTTCTTATCAATAATCTCGCAGAAACTTAAAAATATGCATTAACGCATCAATTCTTTCTGAAGTATAATAGTTTATTTCTGATTTCTTTTGTAGTAGTTCCTTGTGTAATACAGCACCGCCTCTTATCGATGAAAATTATAGT
Proteins encoded in this window:
- the LOC101252606 gene encoding putative nuclear RNA export factor SDE5 isoform X2; translated protein: MKMEAPPSTILFTDDDSKNLEQLLDVFGSVVSLDDIAAAYCKAGRDPIIAGDILGDQKPSSSGTTNSEMEENIEDSVTLTSEFEEVGDSMISTSASVSEIDAKRVGPRSSKQKKLSVSMGTVSSMIPKDYLTNRPLITETSTRIKPLKLSADDFLTPELREEKAPLGAAAMSETLPSSVEEFLFNMLGSGFSLDRSVIGDVVGQCSYDLNKSMDKLLDMSASTLGKSDDIINIGVKKSVESSDFASVVSKETSSMTDPAIRSKANEKTKNGLKLSMKEQERYEIQKEVLHALFDVPAASRYDNVDEVIRPVKEVGKSSRLNLVVDKPLQETLERQILIRTPQSDAKNGEEDEESYEVLRKAVKEYWITMKEYYNAASEAFSKGDHDQARKFLEEGQFFMTKAQVTDEKSSQKLLETSSSKEIVTLDLHDLEPKDAVRLLKLQLTSLCGFSSIQYLKILVGITAEEAKGPRKRLVLKFLERDSIPWTEEENGTVLVIRVDVIDPRKMTFAKKSTARVR
- the LOC101252606 gene encoding putative nuclear RNA export factor SDE5 isoform X1; its protein translation is MKMEAPPSTILFTDDDSKNLEQLLDVFGSVVSLDDIAAAYCKAGRDPIIAGDILGDQKPSSSGTTNSEMEENIEDSVTLTSEFEEVGDSMISTSASVSEIDAKRVGPRSSKQKKLSVSMGTVSSMIPKDYLTNRPLITETSTRIKPLKLSADDFLTPELREEKAPLGAAAMSETLPSSVEEFLFNMLGSGFSLDRSVIGDVVGQCSYDLNKSMDKLLDMSASTLGKSDDIINIGVKKSVESSDFASVVSKETSSMTDPAIRSKANEKTKNGLKLSMKEQERYEIQKEVLHALFDVPAASRYDNVDEVIRPVKEVGKSSRLNLVVDKPLQETLERQILIRTPQSDAKNGEEDEESYEVLRKAVKEYWITMKEYYNAASEAFSKGDHDQARKFLEEGQFFMTKAQVTDEKSSQKLLETSCSSSKEIVTLDLHDLEPKDAVRLLKLQLTSLCGFSSIQYLKILVGITAEEAKGPRKRLVLKFLERDSIPWTEEENGTVLVIRVDVIDPRKMTFAKKSTARVR